TATGGATTCTCGTTGGGAAAAAGCGGTGGCTATTTGAATACTACGGCAGAATTTGCAACACAGGCGGTTGCGCTTTTACCCGGAAATGATGAGGCCGGACTTTACCTTGGACCGATATACGGTGGCGGTGCAAATACCAGAGCCTATGATGCAATTTACACAAAGGAAATTGACGAAAAAATTCTGGCCGACCGCGGTTTAGACCGCCATCATTTTGACCGTCGCGGTGGCGGATCCAACAAAGCAAAAGATGCGCTGTTATTTTTTAACGCCGCCATTCCGTTAGCGCAAAATGCGGAAGTTTATGCGTTTGGAGGTATCAGTCACAGAAATTCACAATTTACAGCGGTTTATCGTCTTCCCGGATGGACTGAGCGGAATAATGCCTTTTTGTATCCGGATGGTTTTTTACCAGCGATGGAAAACATTATCACCGATAAATCGCTTGCCGTTGGTATCAAAGGAAAAATCCGCAACTGGTCTGTTGACATATCCAATGTTTATGGGAAAAACAATTTTGGAAACGTCATTACCAATTCTTTAAACGCGAGTTTGGGATTAAAAACACCTACAACTTTTGATGCCGGAAGTTACAACGCTAGCCAAAATACAGGAAGTATCGATATCAGCCGCTATTTTGATAAAGCGCTGAAAGGAATCAACGTCGCTTTTGGAGCGCAGTACCGTGTTGAAACTTACCAGATTGTTGCCGGTGAAGAAGCTTCTTATTCAAAAGCAGATCTGCGTACCGTTTTTGGTCTGGACACAACGGCCAGCGGAATTATTTACACAACAAAAGAAGGAAGTATTGGTTTGAATGGACTTTCACCAGGATCACAAATTCACGCAGGTTTCAGGCCAGAAAATGCCGTAAATGTAAACCGTTCCGTTTTGGCAGGTTATGCTGATGTGGAAGTTAATTTTACAGAAAAATGGCTCGTTTCCGGCGCATTAAGACTGGAAAGTTTCTCGGCTTTGGGTAATGTGACAACGTATAAAGTTGCTTCAAAGTACAGTATTACAGACTGGCTGGGCATCAGAGGATCGCACAATACAGGTTTCCGCGCACCGGATCTGGCTCAGTATTATTACACCGAAACGTCCACCAGTTTTCAGCAGGGACGGGCAATTGATCAGGTTACCGCATCCAATCAAAGTGCAGCGACACGTGCGCTTGGGATTCCAACTTTAACACCTGAAAAATCAAAAGGTTATACATTAGGAATCACAACACAGCCTTTCAGAAACTTCGAATTTACGGCTGATGCCTACCTGGTTGATGTCAATAACCGTGTAGGAAATACCGGAAATTTCTCTGCAACGGATGTCAATTTGCCACTCGAAGTCAGGAATTTATTTGTACAAACCGGTACGACACAAGCGAAATTTTTCTATAACTCTTTTAGCACCCGCACAAAAGGTCTGGAATTGACAGGAAGCTATAAGACACCCTTCCGCGGCGGAGCGCTTAACTTACTTTTTGGTGCCAATTTTGTCAATACCGAAGTGACGAAAGTGAACACGCCAAAAGGTTTGGAAGCTTATCAATATATCATTTTCAATGACGGAGAAAAAGCGAGAGTAACCTCTAACATTCCTGGCAAAAAGATCAACCTGCAAGGAACATTCAAAATTGGAAAACTGACCTACATGGCACGTGCAATTTATTTCGGATCGGTTACAAACGCGTCTGCATTAAATGCAACATTCCCAAAACCGGATTACTTCTATCAAAAACTGAAACCGATCTGGGTGGTTGATGCTTCTGTCGCTTATTCATTCTCAAAAATATTGCAGGGCTCCATTGGTGTTAACAACGCTTTCAACAAACTGGGTGATTATTCTGATCCAAAACTTAATGCTTTGAGTAAACCTTCGATTATCGGAATTCAGAACGGAAGCGCAGGTATTCAGCCTTTTATCAGAATCACGGCAAGACTTTAAATTATTTCAACTTCAACTTTTATGAATCTATATAAAACATTTAGGTCAATTCCGCTTTTGAAAAAGGCGCTGATTGCAACAATTCTGCTTACCGGATTTTCCGCCTGCAAGGAAGCAGATTATCTGGACGTAGATGCAGCAGATCGCCCGCCATTAAGCGCATTCATCAGTTTTGTCAACGCGAGACCGGTTACTACGCCGCTAAATTTCTGGACATTTACAGATAAAATCACACCAACTGCCGTTGCAATAAATGAGGCTTCTGCCTATTATCCTACCGTTTTTGGTAATGTGCAGATCAATTTTACCGAAGGTGCTAACACAAGTTACAAAGCTTCATACCAGTTTGGAAACAGCGCTACTTTTTCAGCCACGGGAAGACCAAACGGTCCTATCGCAACATTTTATCACACCGTGGTTGCGGCCAGAACGAGCAATAATAAAGCGGATTCTCTGATTCTTTTTTATGATGATTTAAAAGCGCCCGATGCTCAGAAAGCCAAACTTCGTTTCGTGAATCTTTCCCCGGAAAACGGAACAATAAATGTCTTCAACGGCAAAACAGCTTTGTTTAGCAATGTTGCTTATGGACGAGCAGCAAATTCTTCTCTCGCAGGCGAAACGCTGAGTGCATGGTCGCTCGGACCGTTTCAAAATGTGAGTCCGGGTATTTACGATTTAAATTTTACCAACGCAACCAGCGGCAACACTACCGGCAGCTCAACCTCCGTAACTTTGGAAGCAGGTAAAATTTATACTGTTTTTACACACGGACTCCTCAGCGGTTCTCCTGCTTTTGGGGTGAAGGTGTTGGAACATCCGGTTAAGTAAAAAATTCCCCCTGCTGCAAAATTGCCTTTTGGGGTAGTTTTGTTGCGGGGGAATTTTGTCATGAGGTTGTCATTTGTGGTCAGGAAATTGTCATTTGTTGTCAAGGGTGGTCAGGAAATGGTTGTTTGATATTTGGTTGGGTATCTTTCTAATCGATTTTCATGATAAGTTTTTTGCCGTTGGTTTTATTATTTTCCAGCATTTGGTGGGCGGTTTTTACTGTTTGTCTTGATAGTGTTCCTATTATATTGATTTCTGGGGGTGTGATAATGTTGCTTGTGATCAGCGAAATGAATTCGGTGAGCTTTTCTCCGTAGTAATTTATATTTCCCGCCAGCATGTATGCGTAGTTTGAAATATTAATAATGGTCGCTCCTTTATTGAAAAGATTTTCTCTCGCAATTTCTGTACTAAGTGCCGTAACATCTGCATAATTTCCATTTGTTATCAAAACTTTGGCACAAATTTCGGACATTTCAGCTCCTACCAAATCGATGCAATGATCATAAAAGTTTTGATTATTTGCGCCCAGAATTAATTCTTGCAAGTCTTCAT
The nucleotide sequence above comes from Dyadobacter subterraneus. Encoded proteins:
- a CDS encoding TonB-dependent receptor, which codes for MKKFILLIHVLVAIPSFAQQRILSGSVHTTEDNSALPGVNVSIKGSRQGTITDGNGQFSLSLVKGETLVFSFIGFTAQEIHIGASNEYNVTLEPNTHTLGEVQVVGSRNANRTKLDSPVPVDVIDIKALQETAPQVSITQLLQYVSPSFHSVNGSNAGDAGSALNLSQLRGLGVDQVLVLVNGKRRHKSSNINWGGLGNGATGYDLNSIPTASIQRVEILRDGAAAQYGSDAIAGVINIVLNKNVDQLTLSSTASTRRRGDGTTTRTNANYGFSLGKSGGYLNTTAEFATQAVALLPGNDEAGLYLGPIYGGGANTRAYDAIYTKEIDEKILADRGLDRHHFDRRGGGSNKAKDALLFFNAAIPLAQNAEVYAFGGISHRNSQFTAVYRLPGWTERNNAFLYPDGFLPAMENIITDKSLAVGIKGKIRNWSVDISNVYGKNNFGNVITNSLNASLGLKTPTTFDAGSYNASQNTGSIDISRYFDKALKGINVAFGAQYRVETYQIVAGEEASYSKADLRTVFGLDTTASGIIYTTKEGSIGLNGLSPGSQIHAGFRPENAVNVNRSVLAGYADVEVNFTEKWLVSGALRLESFSALGNVTTYKVASKYSITDWLGIRGSHNTGFRAPDLAQYYYTETSTSFQQGRAIDQVTASNQSAATRALGIPTLTPEKSKGYTLGITTQPFRNFEFTADAYLVDVNNRVGNTGNFSATDVNLPLEVRNLFVQTGTTQAKFFYNSFSTRTKGLELTGSYKTPFRGGALNLLFGANFVNTEVTKVNTPKGLEAYQYIIFNDGEKARVTSNIPGKKINLQGTFKIGKLTYMARAIYFGSVTNASALNATFPKPDYFYQKLKPIWVVDASVAYSFSKILQGSIGVNNAFNKLGDYSDPKLNALSKPSIIGIQNGSAGIQPFIRITARL
- a CDS encoding DUF4397 domain-containing protein; this encodes MNLYKTFRSIPLLKKALIATILLTGFSACKEADYLDVDAADRPPLSAFISFVNARPVTTPLNFWTFTDKITPTAVAINEASAYYPTVFGNVQINFTEGANTSYKASYQFGNSATFSATGRPNGPIATFYHTVVAARTSNNKADSLILFYDDLKAPDAQKAKLRFVNLSPENGTINVFNGKTALFSNVAYGRAANSSLAGETLSAWSLGPFQNVSPGIYDLNFTNATSGNTTGSSTSVTLEAGKIYTVFTHGLLSGSPAFGVKVLEHPVK